Proteins from a genomic interval of Shewanella seohaensis:
- a CDS encoding penicillin-binding protein 1A, which produces MKWLKRIVIALFSLALLGVGAIVAAYFYVLPDLPDVSTLKNVQLQTPLRIYSSDGKLISQFGEKRRIPLKLEEVPKPLLQAFLATEDARFYEHGGIDPVGVMRAAIVMLTTGEKKQGASTITMQVARNFFLTRDKTIIRKVKEIFISYHIEQLLTKDEILELYVNRIYLGQRAYGVGAAAQVYFGKNVQDLTLSEMSMIAGLPKAPSTLNPITSPSRALARRNVVLMRMNEVGYISKAEYQAAVQEPLVAKYHGAEIDLYAPYISEMARDYMVQKYGEEEAYTNGYNVYTTISSEQQLLAQQALRNNVYAYDERHGYRGPAAVLWTDAKPDDAQIKAELAKITPVQELQPAAVLNIDGQQASVLTAKGETKVIKWDGLKWARKFITDKRQGSVPKSASDMLKVGERIWIRDNGQYLQLSQVPEVASATVALDPINGAIRTLVGGYSFSQSQYNRVTQAKRQLGSNIKPFIYAAALEKGFTLATLINNAPINKPDISQGTAWRPKNSPDIYGGPTRLRVGLAQSINVMSVRAMRHIGLDAAIAELTKFGFDPNDLPRNESLALGSPSVTPLQVATAFNVFANGGFLVEPYYIERVEDSFGNVIEKANPTLACKPNNSSVQPSSDPMGFGEPTTQTDEPVAHCFEQTGRYAPQIISEQTAFLITEALKSVIWGGGDWSKGTGWQGTAWRAAQLIKRHDIAGKTGTTNESRDTWFSGFGPTLTSTFWVGFDDHGRQLGRTAWNSNGEKDQITGTEAGAKTAGPGWNEFMNNVLKGVPETTAIPPEGIVSVRIDLATGKLTRKTDYTSAFEYFISGTEPKEYISESQDENNLFIDAPTDDLFQ; this is translated from the coding sequence GTGAAGTGGTTAAAACGTATTGTTATAGCTCTATTCAGTCTAGCCCTTTTGGGCGTAGGCGCCATTGTTGCAGCATACTTTTATGTTTTGCCGGATCTGCCGGATGTATCGACACTAAAAAATGTGCAATTACAAACACCTTTGCGCATTTACAGTAGCGATGGCAAGCTCATCTCTCAGTTTGGTGAGAAGCGTCGCATTCCGCTGAAACTCGAAGAAGTGCCTAAACCGCTGCTCCAAGCCTTCCTCGCCACCGAGGATGCTCGCTTTTATGAGCACGGCGGTATCGATCCTGTTGGGGTGATGCGTGCCGCAATAGTCATGCTCACCACGGGTGAAAAGAAACAAGGCGCGAGTACTATCACCATGCAGGTGGCGCGTAACTTCTTCCTGACCCGCGACAAGACCATTATTCGTAAAGTGAAGGAAATTTTTATTTCCTACCACATCGAGCAATTGTTAACTAAAGATGAGATTTTAGAACTCTACGTTAACCGTATTTATTTAGGTCAGAGAGCCTATGGTGTCGGCGCGGCTGCTCAAGTGTATTTTGGTAAAAACGTTCAAGATCTGACGCTTTCCGAAATGAGTATGATTGCGGGACTCCCTAAAGCACCGTCCACCCTAAACCCTATTACCTCCCCTTCACGCGCACTTGCACGCCGCAACGTGGTATTGATGCGAATGAACGAAGTGGGTTACATCAGCAAAGCTGAATACCAAGCAGCAGTGCAAGAGCCGCTCGTCGCCAAATACCATGGCGCTGAAATCGACCTTTACGCCCCTTATATCTCTGAAATGGCTCGAGATTACATGGTGCAAAAATACGGTGAAGAAGAGGCCTACACGAATGGCTATAACGTCTACACCACAATTTCATCAGAGCAGCAACTGCTAGCACAGCAAGCATTACGCAATAACGTCTATGCCTATGATGAGCGCCACGGTTACCGTGGTCCCGCGGCGGTTCTTTGGACCGATGCTAAGCCGGATGATGCACAAATCAAAGCCGAGCTCGCAAAAATTACGCCTGTACAAGAGTTGCAACCTGCTGCGGTATTAAACATCGATGGTCAGCAAGCCAGCGTGTTAACCGCCAAGGGCGAAACCAAAGTCATTAAGTGGGATGGCCTAAAATGGGCGCGTAAATTTATCACCGATAAACGCCAAGGCTCGGTGCCAAAATCGGCTTCAGATATGCTAAAAGTCGGTGAGCGCATTTGGATCCGCGATAACGGTCAATACTTACAATTATCGCAAGTGCCAGAAGTGGCAAGTGCCACTGTTGCACTCGACCCAATAAATGGTGCAATCCGTACCTTAGTGGGTGGCTACAGCTTCAGCCAAAGCCAGTACAACCGCGTGACCCAAGCGAAACGTCAATTAGGTTCGAATATTAAACCTTTCATCTATGCTGCGGCATTAGAGAAAGGCTTTACGCTCGCGACTCTGATTAACAACGCACCGATTAACAAACCCGATATTAGCCAAGGTACTGCGTGGCGCCCTAAAAACTCGCCCGATATTTATGGCGGTCCAACCCGTCTGCGTGTGGGCTTAGCGCAATCAATCAACGTGATGTCAGTTCGTGCCATGCGCCATATTGGTTTAGATGCAGCCATCGCCGAGTTGACTAAGTTTGGCTTTGATCCTAACGACTTACCTCGTAACGAGTCGTTAGCCTTAGGTTCTCCTTCGGTCACCCCGTTGCAAGTGGCAACCGCTTTCAACGTGTTCGCAAACGGTGGCTTCTTGGTTGAACCTTACTATATCGAACGAGTAGAAGACTCCTTCGGTAATGTGATTGAGAAGGCAAATCCGACCTTGGCCTGTAAGCCTAACAACAGCTCTGTGCAGCCTAGCAGCGATCCAATGGGTTTTGGTGAGCCAACCACTCAAACCGATGAGCCTGTCGCCCATTGCTTCGAGCAAACAGGCCGTTATGCTCCGCAAATTATCTCTGAACAAACGGCATTCCTGATCACCGAAGCGCTGAAGAGCGTGATCTGGGGTGGTGGCGATTGGAGTAAAGGCACAGGCTGGCAAGGTACAGCTTGGCGTGCAGCGCAATTAATCAAACGTCATGATATTGCTGGTAAAACGGGTACAACCAACGAATCACGGGATACTTGGTTCAGTGGTTTTGGTCCGACACTGACCAGCACCTTCTGGGTAGGGTTTGATGACCATGGTCGTCAGTTAGGCAGAACCGCATGGAACTCTAATGGTGAGAAGGATCAGATCACGGGTACAGAGGCGGGCGCTAAGACCGCAGGCCCAGGCTGGAACGAGTTCATGAATAACGTGCTGAAGGGCGTACCCGAAACCACAGCGATTCCACCAGAAGGGATTGTCTCTGTGCGAA
- a CDS encoding type IV pilus inner membrane component PilO has protein sequence MKLDLSQFNDIDFENIGGWPNQVKVFFAVLLALCVFAAGYFLVVSDAIDVYNAEQRKEEQLREDFKTKYQLAANLKLYREQLAVMEEQFAELLKMLPSENEMPGLLDDLTFVATDAGLRINSLNWEPEIQRDFYIEFPIKMSVTGDYHQIGNMVSGVAKLPRIVSLHDFTIKRDESGNLAMDILAKTYRFKEGAELPPEKPANNKGKK, from the coding sequence ATGAAGCTCGATCTAAGTCAGTTTAATGATATCGATTTTGAGAACATCGGCGGTTGGCCAAATCAAGTCAAAGTATTTTTCGCTGTGCTATTGGCGCTTTGCGTTTTCGCTGCGGGTTATTTTCTCGTGGTTTCGGATGCTATCGATGTGTATAACGCGGAGCAAAGAAAGGAAGAGCAGCTGAGAGAGGATTTTAAGACTAAATATCAGCTTGCCGCCAACCTTAAATTATACCGTGAACAGTTAGCTGTGATGGAGGAGCAATTTGCCGAGCTACTCAAAATGCTGCCCTCTGAGAATGAGATGCCAGGGCTGCTAGATGACTTAACCTTTGTGGCCACTGACGCAGGATTACGGATTAATAGCTTAAATTGGGAACCTGAAATTCAACGGGATTTCTATATTGAGTTCCCGATAAAAATGTCGGTCACAGGTGATTATCACCAAATCGGCAATATGGTCAGCGGCGTGGCTAAACTGCCTCGTATCGTCAGCTTGCACGACTTTACGATTAAGCGCGACGAGAGCGGTAATCTGGCCATGGATATATTGGCCAAAACCTATCGCTTTAAAGAGGGAGCAGAATTACCACCCGAAAAGCCTGCCAATAACAAGGGGAAGAAATAA
- a CDS encoding pilus assembly protein PilM, with protein sequence MLSNLWKRQAPQMVGIDIGSHEVKAILLSKTADGYKILSHAAVPVKKGAINDHDIRDADAVVECLKQIKRILPKSVKYAAVAVSGSAVMTKVIYMDASLSEEEMETQIEIEADNLIPYSLDEVSIDFETLNVNSTDPSKVDVLLSACRTDNIDARVDALDEVELETKVVDVEGYALGRAVELVLGQLPEGARQKAVAMVDIGANMTTFSVVESGETTFIREQAFGGELFTQSILSFYGMSYEQAEKAKIEGDLPRNYMFEVLSPFQTQLLQQIKRTLQIYCTSSGKDKVDYLVLCGGTSKLEGMANLLTNELGVHTIIADPFQGCLHADESVKNILQPSISKYMVACGLALRSYGQWRT encoded by the coding sequence ATGCTTTCAAATTTATGGAAGCGTCAGGCTCCGCAGATGGTCGGGATCGATATCGGTTCCCACGAAGTAAAAGCTATTCTGCTGAGTAAGACTGCTGATGGATATAAAATACTAAGTCATGCAGCGGTTCCCGTAAAAAAGGGGGCTATTAACGATCATGATATTCGTGATGCCGATGCCGTTGTTGAATGTCTCAAACAGATTAAGCGTATTTTGCCAAAGTCGGTTAAATATGCAGCGGTTGCGGTCTCAGGTTCTGCGGTGATGACCAAGGTGATCTACATGGATGCTTCGCTAAGCGAAGAGGAGATGGAAACTCAAATCGAGATTGAGGCCGACAACCTTATCCCATACTCACTCGATGAAGTCAGCATAGATTTTGAAACCTTAAATGTCAATAGCACCGATCCTTCTAAGGTTGATGTGCTGCTTAGCGCGTGCCGCACTGACAATATTGATGCCAGAGTCGATGCGCTCGATGAAGTTGAGCTCGAAACCAAAGTTGTTGATGTGGAAGGTTATGCTTTGGGCAGAGCCGTTGAGTTGGTGCTAGGACAGTTACCCGAAGGCGCTCGGCAGAAGGCGGTGGCCATGGTCGATATTGGCGCCAACATGACGACCTTCAGTGTGGTGGAGTCGGGCGAAACAACCTTTATTCGTGAGCAAGCCTTTGGCGGTGAGTTATTTACGCAGTCGATTCTGTCTTTTTATGGCATGTCCTACGAACAAGCTGAGAAAGCTAAAATTGAAGGCGATTTGCCACGTAATTATATGTTCGAAGTGCTATCTCCCTTCCAAACGCAATTGCTGCAACAAATTAAACGAACGCTACAAATTTATTGTACGTCGAGTGGTAAAGATAAAGTCGATTATCTCGTATTATGCGGTGGAACATCTAAACTGGAAGGCATGGCTAACTTATTAACGAATGAGTTAGGCGTCCACACGATTATTGCCGATCCTTTCCAAGGGTGTCTGCACGCGGATGAATCCGTTAAAAATATACTGCAACCTAGCATTAGCAAATATATGGTTGCTTGTGGCTTAGCGCTGAGGAGCTACGGTCAATGGCGAACATAA